One genomic window of Procambarus clarkii isolate CNS0578487 chromosome 43, FALCON_Pclarkii_2.0, whole genome shotgun sequence includes the following:
- the LOC123755864 gene encoding uncharacterized protein has translation MAAFQTGEIAAFQTIEVSSDGNHAIAFPVDEQGRKEDVEFSNEATLLLIEGIRKRYSELASNNRSRPQVYKELHEELTMHGYNFSQERIRRKWNNLLGTYKRVKKEFSPKKPPWEYYQILSEFLPPETCTTPTQLSTTFAKIAPALSTQNHREATPSASSIILQPSVTVHVPSPSMNKEIERGVKRQAVMEQYIEQLREKESFDEDYRKRKERRERLKIRALRKIGKELQTIAKTQCEILKKQDQILQAIKASKV, from the exons ATGGCGGCCTTTCAAACTGGGGAGATAGCTGCCTTCCAGACCATTGAGGTGTCGAGCGACGGCAACCACGCCATCGCCTTCCCTGTGGACGAGCAAGGCAGGAAAG AGGATGTAGAGTTTAGCAATGAAGCTACTTTACTTCTCATTGAAGGCATCAGGAAACGTTACTCAGAATTAGCTTCCAATAACCGGTCGAGGCCCCAGGTATACAAAGAGTTACACGAAGAGCTGACAATGCATGGGTACAACTTCTCTCAAGAAAGAATACGCCGCAAATGGAACAATTTGCTTGGAACATATAAGAGGGTCAAAAAAGAATTTTCCCCAAAGAAACCTCCTTGGGAATATTACCAG ATACTCAGCGAATTCCTTCCACCAGAAACCTGTACTACACCCACTCAGTTATCGACTACTTTTGCAAAAATTGCTCCAGCTTTATCCACTCAAAATCATAGAGAGGCCACACCATCTGCATCATCTATCATACTTCAGCCCTCAGTAACTGTGCACGTTCCGTCTCCCTCTATGAATAAGGAGATTGAACGCGGGGTAAAACGACAGGCAGTAATGGAGCAGTACATAGAACAGTTAAGAGAGAAGGAGAGTTTTGATGAAGACTACaggaaaagaaaagaaagaagagaaagattGAAAATTCGGGCCTTAAGAAAGATTGGGAAAGAACTTCAAACAATAGCAAAAACTCAATGTGAAATACTTAAAAAACAAGATCAAATATTACAAGCGATAAAAGCATCAAAAGTTTGA